AGATTCCTGGCAAGGACAGACTGttgatagggaaaaattgcagtcagtgagatgagttgcagtctaaaagggggacaaaattgaaaagggtgatgaatacagaactgaaagtgttatatttgaatgcatgtaggATATGGAATAAGGAAGATAAGTTTGTAGCACccttacagattggcaggtatgatgttgtgggcatctctgagtcatggctgaGAGAGGAacatagttgagagcttaacatccaggGATACACACTGCTTTGAAAGGGCAAccagataggcagagggggtggaggggttctgttgatgaaaaatgaaatcaaatcctttgaaatacgtgacacaggattggaagatgtagaattcttcTGCAGAGGTAAGAAACTGCAgggaccctgatgggaattatatacaggcttTTGACTGCAGCCAGGAAGTGGGAtttaaattacaacaggagacagaaaaggcTCGCAATAAGGACAATGTTATAGttccatgggggatttcaatatgcaggcaggttggtgctggatcccaaaagagaGAACTCATAtgagatggaattgatggctttgtggccaagtttgcagatgatacaaagataagtaggGGGGCAGATAGTGTTAAAGAATCAGGAAAGCTGCAAAGGACTTCGACAGATTAGCAGAAtgcgcaaagaagtggcagatggaatatagtgtcaggtagtttatggtcatgcactttggaagaaggaataaagccATAGACTATTCAAAAATTTAGAGGTGCGAATGCtcattcaggattccctaaagttttactcgcaggctgagttggtggtgaggaatgcaaatgcaatgttagcattcatttcaagaggactggaatataaaaacaaaaatgtaatactgagatttataaggcattggtcagaccacactatATTATAAACAGTTTTGGGTTTTGTATCTAAGAAGTGATGTGCTGgcagtggagagggtccagaggaagttcataattctgggaatgaaagggttaatatgagcaccgtttgatggttctgcacctctacttgctggaatttagaagggggggggcggggaatctcattgaaacctatcgaatgttgaaaagcctagacagagtggatgttgagaatgggcgggaatctaggaccagagggcaccgcctcagaatagaggcatatccatttagaatggagataatgaggaatttcttcagctagagggtggtgaatctgtagaattcatgtGACTGTGGAAGTCAGATCATTGggtgtagttaaggcagaggttggtaggttcttgattagtcagggtgtgaaaagttacggggagaaggcaggagaatggggttgagaaggaaatgaatcagccatgataaaaaggtggagcagacttgatggactgaatggcttaattctgcttcaatgtcttatggtgttatgggtGGTGGTACACCTGGAATACCATGCAGTTTGTTCCTTTTTCTTGGGAAAGGATACTCTAACATTGGATTCACTAGGCTAACTCCTAGAATAAGAGGTCTTCCTGAAGTCTAAAGAAACGGAATCTGTACTCTTTGGGTACAACTCTTTGGACAATCATTTTATAGTTATATTAAACATTTGCCTTTTATTTCTGTGAATGATGGCAATTTGAGAACAAAGCACAGAGTTCATTGAGTGTGAACCAAAATAAAGATTCTCTGCAAGAGGTACACCATAAGacgttggagcagaattaagcctttcagcccatcaagtctgctctaccattccatcatggctgatcccggatcccactcagccccatacaGCTGCACATCCTTTGATTCCCTAACTGATGAGGAAACtagcaacttctgccttaaacatacccatgggcctggcctccaccgcagtctgtggcagagcattccacagactcactactctctTAGTAAAAATATTcctctttgttctaaaaggtcatccttcaattctgaggctgtgccttctagttctggatacccccaccataggaaatatcttctccacagccaccctatctagtcctttcaacatttggtaagtttcaatgagatccccacgcattcttctaaattcccgtGAGTATAGGCACGAAAGCTGCCAAatgccccttcattcccagaatcacccttgtgcacctcctctggactctctccaatgaccacacatcctttctgagatatagggtGCAAAACTGGACGCAAGTTTTAACCAGCCTTCAATTCATACCAGGGGATAAAAATCAGATAACAAAGATTTATCTGCTTAACTGTTGTATAATTTTAACTCTAAATCAAACAGGTTCATACATTTTTGATTTACTTAAATTATGTATAATTCATTGTAGTTAGAACAAACTATTGAACTAAAGCAAGAACTAACATTAATTTACAACTGCACTTAAGTAAAACAAATAGGATAAATTATTGATAGAACTTATTTCTTGGTTGTGTGTGTAGCATATGTTGTATTTCGCTTCTGAAATTTGGATCTGTGCACTTCCCTAAAACTAAATTTCAGAAGCTGCGAGCAATTCATACGAGTGAAAGTCATGTTTCCAGTATATGTAATTGAAGGCCAATTTTTAGTCTGGTATCAATCTCTTCCTATGGAGTGTACTTACTGGAAAAAGAACGACTGGAACTGTCAAAATAACAGCTACAAGAACTGCCAGACGAACAACAAGCAGCACCATGTCAAATCGGTGCACTTTCGAGTATGTGTGAAGTAACTCAGGCTCCACTTCACCTGTGGAAGAGAAGATCATGAGGTTTCATTTAAAGCTTGATTTTCTTTTTAATTCTATAATGAAAGATAACACCGCAAGCCAAAATTCTTAAAGGTCTCTAGTGAGTTTGTTATATTAAATTGAAATACTTTGCAAATATTCAGAGAAATACCTGTGACTAAGGGTTAAtaaactgaaacattaactctgtttctctcaccATAGATGCGGCTGAGCTTTCcctgcatttcctgtttttactTAATACCAGCATTtgtcattttttttccatttcagtTAGAGAAAATTCCCCCAGCTGTCAAAATATTACAAAAATCTTTTGCATCAACCAGAGACATCAGACTTGTTTGATTTTAAGGCAACATCAAATAAAAAGATGGCACAGTATGCACTGTCTTGATACCATACTGCTATCAGCCTGTGCGCCAATCTATTAATCCATAGCTTTCTGATTCAGAGGTAAAAGTGCTTGCAACTAGACATGGCTCAAATGGAAAGCAGTAGTGAAACTACAACAGATACAATTATTAAATTTTATGATTCAGACTTTCAGACTATCCAAATGTGAAAATTTAATTTTTCTGAAGCTATATCCTGACTCTTCTCACATCAAATACACTTTCTATGATTACACAGCTGAAATGCCTTATGTGAGAATGGCTACTTAACCTCAATAATACTCTACTGCCAGGGGAACTTTAATTGAGCAACGGATGCTGGTTTAACAGATTAGAAGATAAGGGGAAGATAGTGTTATATGGGACTTACCAAGGAAGGTCATGTAACCGAAAAGTGCAGCCAACAGGTACAtaacaaatataaaaaaaaacgaaACATTGGAAACTCtttgcattttcttgcaggatcggctaagagagaaagaaaatattGTTTTGATTAATTCATTCCAGTGTAATTAACAGTTAATTTGAGCGATACATATTTACAAATCGATAAGTCAATTTCAATAACCTATTATCAAGTTTCTGCTTCAAAATATGATACTGAATATTTAATCTAGAAAATCAACAGGAGCATGACATTTCAGACAAATTTTATTGGTGCTTTCGATGAGTAACATCCTGCAGGAGAACTGAATGTTTTTTTCACTCATAGAATCTAATGTTAGCATCAGATATTGCACATTTTAATGCAAACGGGGGAAAGGTCCACCCTAATCTGTCCAATATGCTTTTATAGCAACTGCAACTCAGTTTTCACCTCAGTGTCCAGTTTACCTGCAGACAACTGTAGTCTATGAAATAGATCAGATTTAATGGAGAACTTGTCTACTGAATGAGAAAAGATCCCTTATCCCTGGGAACCCATGGCATGTGCAGTATTAATAAAAGGGTTCTTACTCTTTGAGTTCTTCATAGATGGGAAGTACAGCCGGATGACACACAAAGGCAAATGTCAGAATTGGCACAGCATAGACGGTCTGAAATagaaaggaaaatggaaagatCAGTAAGATTTATTTGATAAACTATATCATAGCAGAACTATTCAAGGCAGGAGCTATCAAAATAAAAATTGGGCATCGGTGATATTTACTTTGTCTCTTGATAGTAAAATCATTGTAACCACGATGAATCACATGACAGgcattacccctcaaccctcagggaCAGGACGTCAACCTTCAACCCTCATGGTCAGGGcatcacccctcaaccctcagtaACAAGGCGTCACCCATGAACCCTCAGGAAcaatgtcacccctcaaccatctgtaaggaggtatagaagccttagaacccacatcaccatgttcaggaacagctgtcACACCcaactatcaggttcttgaaccagagaaattaacttcactcaccctaacactgaactgtacacacaccaccaggttcaaaaacagtcattacctctcaactatcaggaaggaggttcatgagcctcaggacccacaccaccaagttcgggaacagttattaccctttaaccaccagtctcttgaaccagagggattaGCTTTATTCACCCaccaactatggactcactttcaaggacacttcatctcatgttctcaatatctattgcttatttattgttatttttatcattatgtatgttgtatttgcatattttgttgtcttttgcacactggttgatgtATGTTGTCTTTTTATAGATTctattcttgtatttactgtgaatgtccacaagaaaatgaatctcagagttgtatatagtgacacatatgtacgttaataataaacttacttttttAATGATGTCATAAATACATAATAAATCCCATAGAAAATAAACTATTGTCCTTTGTATCAATGTGAAAGTACATTTTTACAATTGACTTATCCTTACCTGTGAATTGAAGACAAAATACTGTGGTTTACAGATGTTTTCATCTGTTGTGTTGTGTGCTAAGCTGGGTTCTGATACACTGGCAACTGCTTCATATGCAGATGTTGCTGTCATCATTATAGTTAAATTCAAAGTTGCGTTCCCTAGTTCCTGGTCCAGAAGGGGCAATGGACAAAGGATCTGAGAGTGCTTGTGAATCACCTGCAAGTATTTAGAAAGTGAAAATTAAAATAcagataaataaaaataaaccacAGCAGAGGTGAGAGTGCCGTTAAATTGTAAACACCTATCCTTGACATCAAAAGATACATTATTATCGACTTTATAAATTCTCCTGCCCCTCACAATCTCAGATGACAGTTTTAATGTGACCTACAACAGAAAAAGTACAAGTTCAATGCATGTTTTGTGTCAATATACCTCAAAAGTGAACCAGAGGATTAATACCAACATTGAAGTTACCTGGGGGAAATAAAATAACTACCAAAGTCTTTTGATGTTGAATTTGGCTACCAAAGCTACGAAATAATTATCAAAGTGTTGTGATACTCAATTATGATTTTATTAATTTAAATGTTGAAAATCTTATGAGAATAATGCAATTTCCATAGGAAAATAGACACGAAAAGCTCGTTCTCAGGTTCTTATGGGACCAGTCCATACTTGTTGTCATTGGGTTTAAATCTCAGAACATTGCAGCTGACAGAGATGGTGTCTCACCAACAaattctcaagggcaattagggacTAGAATTAGGGACAATAGCATAAAATTAAAGGCAATAACACTCTTTGAAATTATAATTCTGTCATTCAATATTTCATACTATTTCTAGACTTTTCAAACAATACTTACAACTATTAGGAAGAAAAGCATACAGAGAAGGGACAGCCCACTTGTGTAGCCCAAGTAACCTGAAAAATAAGTGAAAAAATTTGTAAGTGACAATAGTAAACTTCAATTATTTTTGAATGGATAATTTAAACAATTAAATTGGAAGTGTATTCTTCATAAAGGTATTTTCAATTGGTCTTAAAATATATAAACATTCAAGTAGTTAGATACATAGatagaaagcaacacacacaaaatgctggaggaactcagcaggacaggctatttctatggaaaagagtaaatagtcaacgtttcaggctgagacccttcatctgagcTGATAGAAAGttgcctgaaaaatctgataaattaaataaattaataaatttaaTAAATTAAATACATTAGTCCTCAACTTTGTGCAGTTTTGTAGCCAAAGTTGTGCGACATTCTTGCATCAAGACCAAATTTAAAGTATATGCACGGAAATATGTGCCATGTAAGAAGTGGGTGGATATGATGTGAATTCTGCTGCTCCTAAATCATCTGAGACAACtctgtcaggcaggatctatggagaggaataaacaaccaTCATTTTGGGAAGgatacttcatcaggacctggtgaagggtctcagcttaaaatgttgactatttattccttcccaaaaatgctgcctgacctgctgagttcctcctgcattttgtgtgctgctctggatttccagcatctgcagaatctcttgtctttatgATAACTAAGTTCTGCATATCACAACATGTTGAAGTAAAAGGAAAACGATGCATTTGGTATACAAGACTGTAAGTTTGGTGTGAAGATCAAGCTTTGATATTCCTATGCAAATGACTCGCACAAAACCAAACTGGCTACTTCCAAACTGAATAGGTGATGTCTATATGAAGTGCTAGATTTACAGAAGTATATTCTTATTGCCCTCTTCTTTCAGAGTAAACAACTTACCTAAATTCTTCAGCAGGGATAAAGGAAGAATTATAATTATAGACACCATAAGGACCAAGTAGTCACCATTCAGATACCAATGTCTGAAAATGAAAAACAAATATTATTAGTCTTATTTTGAACATTATGACTGAGAATTTTTCACTTTAGTATTGAACATCTCAATTACAGACATGGTAGGATGAATTGCTTAGTTGATTTTGCAATTTAAATTTCATGTTAACACCCAGCTGCATTAGATTTCTCTAAATTCCACGAAAGGAAAAACATCAAAAACATGGGACCAGTTCTAAGCAGATTGTAGGTTTACACCAAACAAACTCACACAAAACATGGTACTAGATAAAACCCATCCAAAACATTCATTAACCACATGACACCTGAGACCTACTCCAACAAACTGGCAAAACAAGTTGTAACCAGGTACAcatgcacacctgctcattaatgcaattatctaatcagccgatcatgtgcagcaactccatgcataaaagtgtgcagacatggtcaagaggttcagttgttgttcagagcaaacatcagaataggagaggaagaaatgtgacccaagtgactttgaccttgttgatgccagaggtggtggtttATGTACCTCAGGAACTGacctgctgatcccctgggattttcacacacaagtctcttagagtttacagagaatggtgcaaaaaacaaaaacaagtagtgagtggcagttccatGAACAAAAACACCCTTGTTAATGATAGAGTCAGAGaggaatagccagactggttcaagctgagaggaacgTGACAATCATTTCACTGATTCAAGTTAACTGGTTCATTACCAGTGGTGAAGGGCACTCGTCATTGGTGGCATTGCTACAAGTGGTGGTCACAGGTAATGGTCACAATATATCCATAGGTTCTGCTTGAGGTCTTCCATGTTTGTTTATCTGTGCAACATATTAATTACTGTATAGACAATTACACTGTTTAGTatgttatttttaatatattatcaATTACTGGTATTGTTCATGTATGTATAATTGTACACTAATCCTTCCACTGAAATTACTTAAAAAGTGGAAATTTTTGTATTCTGATTTTAATTTTGAATTATTTTGCCTCTGTGTGATATGACAATGCAGATTCTCAGATAAAGTACAGAGTTCCTAAAGTGAAACAAACATTTTATTCTATTGAGGCAACTCATTATTTTTTAAAGATTATCAAATATATAATTTTATTTGATTTGAGGGAGTTTATATTCATGTGGGCTTGTTTGTTGAGGTTTTGTGTCAACACACTAGGTCATCACTGTACATCAAATAACTTAGAAATATATTACTGATAATTTACTTGGGACAATTAACTTGTCAGGATGTGGGACAAAATCATTAAATGACCTCATTGGGAATATTATGAAAACTTCACAGCTCAAGTGTAAATGTATTTGCTCAATCTGCAGAGGCTGTCCACTACACAGAATGATCTCAGTGCTCTGTTTTGATATGCCAGGCATAcagacacactgtcctctcccactTCCTGCAAAAAGAACAAAACAATGTATGTGGCATTGCACATGCAAAGTATCACATGAAAACAAACATGTCATGGCCTCCTACTATACCACTTGTGTGATTAGGCTGACTAACAGTTTTCCATGGAAACTAATCATTGAGTTGCAAGGGTGCACATTGCAGCTGGAAATCCTCAAACATGTTAAAATTAGCCTGCAAAAAACACGAGTTTTATAAGATATGAAATGGGACTTTACTGGAAAAATTCAGTGCTTCAGGATTGATGTGCTTAGAATAGTGATCTCCAGCAGAATACAAGGCATCAAGAACATAATTATCTTTAGCGAATCGTAACATTCTACTTTGCCTTGCAACTGTTAGAAAGACAGCTTCTGCAAAGGATTTTAAACATCCTTAAATACTACCTTAAAAACCAGActcaaacagttactttccccaagcagtaaggttgatcagcacctccacccactgcTCCACACCAACAACCACCACTACTACTTAACGATTAATAGAGTAACTATtattttgacaatagacaataggtgcagaagtagaccattcggcccttcgagcctgcaccgccattttgagatcatggctgatcatctactatcaatacccggttcctgccttgtccccatatcccttgatatggGACATATCCcattttgctctcctttacacttgtgtcctggaaatgacattaatcaAGCTTGAGCCTTTGCATACTCATCCAAACctttgcatttttctatcattatgTGTCATGCTGGACTTTTAACTGCAGTGATAATCATCACTGAAGTATTTATTGAAAAGGTTTCTGGAAAAGTTTTGAAATGTTCTGGTGCATAGTTTAACACAGTGTGCCGAAAACTAAGCTTGTAATTCAACATACCCAGTTTTTTCCTCAAGTCCGAGGAAAGCTTGAATGACAATTGGTAGCTCATATTTCACTATGTAGAGGTAGCTTGATGTAGCTGTAGTAAGAAACAGGGCAAAAATAGAGAGTAATAAGAAATAAAACTAACTTAGACTCTCTACACTTTAATGCTTCATTTAAAAGTCTTCAGATTAAAACAAGAAGACCTTAAAgatgaaattatttttaaatgaaaGAATACTTTACAGAACTACTGGAACCTTACCTCCAAAGTTCTGCATTGTGATTGACAATGATGCTGCCAATTTACCAGGCAATCCAAATGCTTTCAGGCCAAGCTGTTCATAGACCAATGAACCTAGAACAAAAAGAAAAGTTAAATTAATGTTTCTGCTTATATGTTTAATTCCAATCAATAGATCCATGTTTTTAAACAAATAAGCTTATTAATTACCTCCTTCTTTTGAAGTCTTCAGTAAGAGATGTATAGAATATAGCGAGAAGACTGATACAGCACTCAAAAGGATACTGGAAAATAGAAAAGTGGTAACATTGCTCTTACGTGATGCTTTACAAGGGATCATATGTTGTTCAATAATGTTTGAAATATAATTTACATTAACATCTGAGTACCTCACTGCAACATTATCAAATTAAGCCTTTGGTTGTAAGAAACTAAAGTGAGTGTGAAATGTTACCATTTCACTTTAAAACAAATTGGCTGGCTGGCATCAAAGTTCAGAATTAATTTAGAAGGTTAAATTTAAGGGTTGAAATCAAGTTTTAGCTATCTTTTCTCTGAATTATTAGAATGCCACTGACACTGGGACAGCTTTTACAGTGAAATTTACTTTGTAAGAAATATCAGACTttagcagatttttccccatTTGAAACTGTTGGTTATTTGTAACACTCTGAAGTGATCTTTATGTTTGATTTCCATTATTGCACCATGATGGGCATCAAATGAATTTCAGGTCACACTGAATTTTCACATAGTCTTCTTTCTCAATTTCAAAAGATACTTCCTTCACAATTCTTTCCCTGTCTCTGCTACTTAAACAATGCAAGATCAGTTCCTCAGAGCAGCTTCTAACTTAACTCATGAACAGTAAGTATGTATTTTTGGAAATATCATGCCCTATAACCCCATTATGTCTTTATCCAATTTTATACTGAAATTTCATTTTTTCCTGTTGGTATGGCAACATCACAAGTCATACCAAGATTACTCAGAGGTTTTGTAGGAATAACATTTCAGCAAATGATCATTATTACAACCACTCATTATGTTATCAAACCATTGCAGAGATGCACACTAGCTACCCATTTCCCTCACTGACAAATGATTCCATTTTAAGTTTACATTCACATTCTCTGCTGTTACCCTGGAATAAACAATAGAACTGTACAACTTTGCATTATTAGATGTAAAGAAAACCCTAGATGTACAAGGTAAAATCCATATGTAAATTAATTATATGAGGTAAATTAATTAATCTTTTTGTTGTATTTTTATCCTCCCATTACAAGGGCAGCACTTTTCTTGAACTTGTACAAAGCTAATGTTACAATCAATCAGTACATTGACATAGCAACTTCCTCAATAGTTTCTAAACTTTTTTTAATTGAACTCAGACGTACATCATTCTCAC
This DNA window, taken from Hypanus sabinus isolate sHypSab1 chromosome 8, sHypSab1.hap1, whole genome shotgun sequence, encodes the following:
- the slc38a2 gene encoding sodium-coupled neutral amino acid symporter 2; amino-acid sequence: MTITEMNRFNITPDDDTSSTNSNDYPPTKKIPINSQYGDNDPESQNFLSNVYIGKKKFEEYRTGNTSFGISAFNLSNAIMGSGILGLAYAMANTGIILFVILLSAVSVFSLYSIHLLLKTSKEGGSLVYEQLGLKAFGLPGKLAASLSITMQNFGATSSYLYIVKYELPIVIQAFLGLEEKTGHWYLNGDYLVLMVSIIIILPLSLLKNLGYLGYTSGLSLLCMLFFLIVVIHKHSQILCPLPLLDQELGNATLNLTIMMTATSAYEAVASVSEPSLAHNTTDENICKPQYFVFNSQTVYAVPILTFAFVCHPAVLPIYEELKDRSCKKMQRVSNVSFFFIFVMYLLAALFGYMTFLGEVEPELLHTYSKVHRFDMVLLVVRLAVLVAVILTVPVVLFPIRTSVQQLLFPSKKFNWIRHTIITIIILIAINALVIFVPTIRDIFGFIGSSAAAMLIFILPSAFYLRLVKKESMKSIQKIGALIFLISGIFVMFGSMTLIVLDWTHNALTNDGH